A region of Flavobacterium indicum GPTSA100-9 = DSM 17447 DNA encodes the following proteins:
- a CDS encoding aspartate carbamoyltransferase catalytic subunit → MKELSVNHLLGIKYLNENDLQLIFETADHFKEVINRPIKKVPSLRDVTIANIFFENSTRTKLSFELAQKRLSADVISFSSAQSSVKKGETLIDTVNNILSMKVDMVVMRHSSPGAAHFLSQNVKASIVNAGDGAHEHPTQALLDSFTIREKLGDVAGKKIVIVGDILHSRVALSNIFALQMQGAEVRVCGPKTLIPKYIDSLGVKVESDLRKALEWCDVANMLRIQNERLDVSYFPNTREYTQQFGLTSEILECLNKEIVIMHPGPINRGVEITTDVADGKHSVILDQVENGVAVRMAVIYLLASKIKN, encoded by the coding sequence ATGAAAGAATTAAGCGTTAATCATTTACTTGGAATTAAATATTTAAACGAAAACGATCTTCAATTAATTTTTGAAACGGCTGATCATTTTAAAGAAGTAATCAATCGTCCAATAAAGAAAGTTCCTTCACTAAGAGATGTTACTATTGCCAATATCTTTTTCGAAAACAGTACAAGAACTAAATTGTCCTTTGAATTAGCTCAAAAAAGATTATCAGCCGACGTAATTAGTTTTTCTTCTGCACAATCTTCCGTAAAAAAAGGAGAAACACTTATAGATACCGTAAATAATATTTTATCTATGAAAGTAGATATGGTTGTTATGCGACACAGTTCTCCAGGAGCCGCTCATTTTTTATCTCAAAATGTTAAAGCAAGTATTGTCAATGCTGGCGATGGGGCGCATGAACATCCAACGCAAGCTTTGTTAGATAGTTTTACAATAAGAGAAAAATTAGGAGATGTTGCAGGAAAGAAAATAGTGATAGTAGGTGATATTTTACACAGTAGAGTAGCACTTTCTAATATATTTGCTTTACAAATGCAGGGTGCTGAAGTTCGAGTATGTGGACCTAAAACATTGATTCCAAAATATATTGATTCTCTTGGTGTTAAGGTTGAGTCTGATTTAAGAAAAGCATTAGAATGGTGTGATGTAGCCAATATGTTGCGTATTCAAAATGAAAGATTAGATGTAAGCTATTTTCCTAATACACGTGAATATACTCAGCAATTTGGGTTAACAAGTGAAATTTTAGAATGTTTAAATAAAGAAATTGTCATTATGCACCCAGGTCCAATAAACAGAGGTGTTGAAATTACTACCGATGTTGCTGATGGAAAACATTCTGTTATTCTAGATCAAGTTGAAAATGGAGTAGCTGTGAGAATGGCAGTGATTTATTTATTAGCAAGTAAGATCAAGAATTAA